The Terriglobales bacterium region GGACGAGCTGCGCCGGCTGCTGTACAAGCGCGGCCATCGCGTCACCCAGGCGACGCTTTCGCGCGACATCCATGAGCTCGGGCTGGTCAAGACCGGTGAGGGCTATTCCCTGGCGCAGAACGGCGATTCCGATCCCTGGCTGCCGTCGGTCGAGCGGCTGATCCGCGAGTTCGTGTATGACGTGCGTTCGGCGCAGAACCTGGTGGTAGTCAAGACCAGCGCCGGCAGCGCCCAGCCGGTGGCGGCGGCGCTCGATGCCGAGGAATGGCCCGAAGTCGTGGGCACGGTGGGCGGCGACGACACCATTCTCATCATCTCTCCCGATCAGAAGAACGCCGAGAAGGTCGTGGCGCGGGTGAAGGAGCTCATCGCCTGATGCCTTCCCCCTCTCTACAGCCGGCTGTGGTCGGCGCCACAGGCTATGCAGGCTTCGAATTGGCCCGCCTCCTGCTCCACCACCCACGGGTCCGCAAGCCCATCCTGCTGGGCCGTGACGGCGAATCCGCCGGCACCCTCGACCTGAGCGACGTGTACCCCCACCTGGCGGGCAATGGCGGGTATCCCATCGAGAGCTTTTCCTGGGACCGGATGAAGGACGTGGATGTGCTATTCCTCAGCACTCCCCATGAGGTCTCGCGCGAATGGGTGCCGGAACTGGTGGAGCGCGGAGTGCGCGTCATCGATCTGAGTGGCGCCTGGCGGCTCAAGTCCGCCGAGCACCGCGAGGTGTACGGGTTCAAGAACGGCGATGCGCGGGCGCACCGACTCGACGACACCGCGGTCTATGGCATTCCTGAGCTGCACGCGAG contains the following coding sequences:
- the argR gene encoding arginine repressor is translated as MSKLTRHSVIRELLESQPIGSQDELRRLLYKRGHRVTQATLSRDIHELGLVKTGEGYSLAQNGDSDPWLPSVERLIREFVYDVRSAQNLVVVKTSAGSAQPVAAALDAEEWPEVVGTVGGDDTILIISPDQKNAEKVVARVKELIA